Proteins co-encoded in one Phycisphaerae bacterium genomic window:
- a CDS encoding M12 family metallo-peptidase, with protein MRASPRQVLVSLCAMFCFAIGGPQFLLGAASDDGLWQDAEQHRTANVQWGSALKSYRLVQLDQTLLMQSLHKAPHESALRADHSPSVITLPMPDGSYQRFSYVESPVMAPELAAQFPEIKTYVGQGIDDPHATVRFDWTPAGFHALIRSPSGSVFVDPSARGQTTQYVSFYRRDIDPEAAAWTCLTDDHIELSEGLMETEAGPLGAGSGSQLRTYRIAIATTAEYTAYKGGVAQTQSSLATMVNRISGIYEQEFTIRLQLVANNNLLIYTNSATDPYSNGDLSTMINENQTNIDSVIGSANYDIGHVLGTQPSGASGLAGVSVVCSNSKALAGSACEPWDDESFTIQIIIHEMGHQLGSHHTWNGLGCAADQWGSATACEPGSGTTVMSYAGSCGVDDIQRWNDDYFHAISYEKIRAYCSTGTGGTCGTLTATGNTAPSLTVPGPYTIPKQTPFTLTATASDPNGDPLTYCWEEMDLGPRQALTDPDNGSSPLFRSWPPSPDPSRTFPRLSDLLNNTTPLGEQLPNTNRTLKMRCTVRDNRAGGGGVTNGDTILTVTTSAGPFRVTSPNSAVTWYGSGVVTWDRASTHLAPVNCSYVNIRLSVDGGLTYPYLLASNTANDGSAGVVMPETSSSQARIKVEAVGNVFFDISDTNFSFVCPGPGVATNVSASDGGYPYVYVTWTLPAGALSHCEIWRNTTNNSGTATKIEDNWTTTGYQDASCTPYTTYYYWIKVVNLCGGTSSFSASDSGWRGLAPPANVTASDGDYIDKVRVAWEAAAGATHYRVYRNTTNNSITATAMTSWIPALWWDDTTTSPGALYYYWVQAAMSSTGDHPSDFSAYNTGWRALTPPIVEASKGTSADHVLVQWNSPTGATHYCVYRGVSSDPGQATALTGWITDTSYADTTTPAGVSYYYWVRAAVSSSGLRATGLVVNDVGWKAFTPPANVSATDGTDDTRILITWDASPMATYYRVYRSSTNDPATASAQGSWQTATSYSDYTAYCVDFYYWIKAAATSTGTKASDFSAGDVGWRALPPPTNTSATDGASTNHVQITWNLSPVSGCYYRVYRGSNSNPKMSSPLGDWAYEVTSFDDTTATPGLTYYYWARASMDPQGTRDSVSNSNTGWRALTGPTATASDGTSVDHVAVSWPTVEGASYYRVYRSTTPGSSTAAPVSSWRTNTSYYDTSATPGQTYYYWVKAAVDSSGTHESAFGRGNSGWRAKDCNNNGVPDQNDPDADGDGVPNDCDNCPNTVPGATVDANGCPPLIAPDFNRDGDVDPDDLAVFELCASGPGIPCASGCGSSDFDNDGDVDQADFAVFERCFSGENVPAGAACAN; from the coding sequence ATGCGAGCCTCACCCCGGCAGGTCTTGGTGTCCCTGTGCGCGATGTTCTGCTTCGCCATTGGGGGTCCTCAATTTCTCCTCGGAGCAGCTTCGGATGACGGCCTTTGGCAGGATGCCGAACAGCATCGCACCGCCAACGTCCAATGGGGCAGCGCCCTGAAGTCATATCGGCTGGTTCAGCTTGATCAGACGCTTCTGATGCAAAGCCTGCATAAAGCACCGCATGAGTCCGCCCTGCGCGCGGACCACTCGCCGTCCGTGATCACCCTGCCCATGCCCGACGGAAGCTACCAGCGGTTCAGCTACGTCGAGTCGCCGGTGATGGCCCCGGAATTGGCGGCCCAGTTTCCGGAAATCAAGACTTATGTTGGCCAAGGTATCGATGATCCTCATGCGACGGTGCGATTCGACTGGACGCCGGCCGGGTTCCATGCGCTGATTCGTTCCCCCTCGGGTTCGGTATTCGTGGATCCGTCCGCCAGGGGACAGACGACACAATACGTCAGTTTCTATCGCCGCGACATCGATCCGGAAGCCGCGGCTTGGACCTGCCTCACCGACGACCACATAGAGCTTTCCGAAGGGTTGATGGAAACCGAGGCCGGCCCGTTGGGCGCCGGTTCGGGCAGCCAGCTCCGAACGTATCGCATCGCGATTGCCACCACCGCCGAGTACACAGCCTACAAGGGTGGTGTCGCACAGACCCAATCTTCGCTCGCCACTATGGTCAATCGCATCAGCGGGATCTATGAGCAGGAGTTCACGATCCGTCTTCAACTGGTGGCCAACAACAACCTGCTGATTTACACCAACAGCGCGACCGACCCTTACAGCAATGGCGACTTGAGCACGATGATCAATGAGAACCAGACCAATATCGACAGCGTCATCGGCTCGGCCAACTATGATATCGGCCACGTCCTGGGGACGCAGCCCAGTGGTGCCAGCGGCCTGGCGGGCGTCAGCGTGGTTTGCAGCAATAGCAAGGCGTTGGCGGGCTCCGCCTGCGAGCCGTGGGATGACGAGTCGTTCACCATTCAGATCATCATTCATGAGATGGGTCATCAACTCGGGTCACACCACACCTGGAACGGTCTTGGCTGCGCCGCCGACCAATGGGGCAGTGCGACGGCGTGTGAGCCGGGCAGCGGAACGACGGTCATGTCCTATGCCGGTTCCTGCGGGGTGGATGACATCCAGCGATGGAACGATGATTACTTCCACGCAATCAGCTATGAGAAAATCCGTGCTTACTGCTCGACCGGCACGGGCGGGACGTGTGGCACCCTCACTGCGACAGGCAATACCGCCCCCTCACTCACCGTGCCCGGACCGTATACCATTCCCAAGCAGACGCCGTTCACCCTGACGGCCACCGCCAGCGATCCCAACGGTGATCCGCTGACTTACTGCTGGGAAGAAATGGACTTGGGGCCCCGGCAGGCCCTGACCGACCCGGATAACGGCAGCAGTCCGCTCTTCCGCTCCTGGCCGCCCTCACCCGACCCCTCTCGGACCTTCCCGCGGCTCAGCGATTTGCTGAACAACACGACACCCCTCGGCGAGCAACTTCCCAATACGAACCGCACATTGAAAATGCGCTGCACAGTCCGCGATAACCGCGCCGGAGGCGGAGGCGTGACCAATGGCGATACCATTCTCACGGTGACCACGTCAGCCGGACCGTTCCGGGTGACCTCCCCGAACTCCGCGGTCACTTGGTATGGTTCCGGGGTAGTGACATGGGACAGGGCATCGACTCACTTGGCGCCTGTCAACTGCAGCTACGTCAACATTCGCCTCTCGGTCGACGGCGGTCTCACGTATCCGTACCTCCTGGCCAGCAACACCGCCAATGACGGCTCTGCGGGCGTGGTCATGCCGGAAACATCCAGCAGCCAGGCACGCATCAAGGTGGAAGCCGTCGGAAACGTCTTCTTTGACATCAGCGACACCAACTTCAGTTTTGTATGTCCGGGGCCGGGCGTTGCGACGAACGTCTCTGCCTCTGACGGCGGCTACCCCTACGTCTATGTCACCTGGACGTTGCCGGCGGGCGCCTTGTCGCACTGCGAGATCTGGCGCAACACCACGAACAACAGCGGCACAGCCACCAAGATCGAGGATAACTGGACCACGACCGGTTACCAGGACGCCTCCTGCACCCCATATACGACTTACTACTACTGGATCAAGGTCGTCAATCTCTGCGGCGGGACGAGCAGCTTCAGCGCGTCTGACAGCGGCTGGCGGGGGCTGGCGCCGCCGGCGAATGTGACGGCGTCCGACGGTGATTACATCGATAAGGTGCGGGTCGCTTGGGAGGCTGCTGCCGGGGCGACGCATTACCGCGTCTATCGCAACACGACCAACAACAGCATCACGGCCACGGCCATGACCTCGTGGATTCCCGCGCTGTGGTGGGACGACACCACAACCTCCCCCGGCGCGCTATATTACTACTGGGTTCAGGCTGCCATGAGCAGTACTGGCGATCATCCGAGCGACTTCAGCGCGTACAACACCGGCTGGCGGGCACTCACCCCTCCGATTGTCGAGGCTTCCAAGGGGACTTCGGCCGACCACGTTCTCGTGCAATGGAACAGCCCGACGGGCGCGACCCACTATTGCGTGTATCGCGGTGTGTCCAGCGACCCCGGCCAGGCCACAGCGCTGACGGGATGGATCACCGACACCAGCTACGCCGACACGACGACGCCGGCGGGAGTGTCCTACTACTACTGGGTAAGAGCGGCTGTCTCCAGCTCCGGCTTACGGGCAACCGGCTTGGTCGTCAATGACGTTGGGTGGAAGGCGTTCACGCCGCCGGCCAACGTGTCCGCGACCGACGGTACGGACGACACCCGCATTCTGATCACGTGGGACGCATCGCCGATGGCGACGTACTATCGCGTCTACCGCAGCTCGACGAACGACCCGGCCACCGCATCGGCACAGGGCTCCTGGCAGACCGCCACGAGCTACAGCGATTACACTGCGTACTGCGTGGATTTCTATTACTGGATCAAAGCCGCCGCGACTTCCACGGGCACCAAGGCCAGCGATTTCAGCGCCGGGGATGTCGGCTGGCGGGCCCTGCCGCCGCCGACGAACACCAGCGCGACCGATGGCGCGTCCACCAACCACGTGCAGATCACGTGGAATCTCAGCCCCGTATCCGGTTGCTACTATCGTGTCTATCGGGGCAGCAATTCCAATCCGAAGATGTCTTCGCCCCTGGGGGACTGGGCGTATGAAGTGACCTCGTTCGACGACACGACCGCGACGCCGGGCCTGACATATTACTATTGGGCCAGGGCCTCTATGGATCCGCAGGGGACGCGCGATTCGGTCAGCAATTCGAACACCGGCTGGCGGGCATTGACCGGCCCGACCGCGACGGCCAGTGACGGAACCTCCGTGGATCACGTCGCCGTTTCGTGGCCGACGGTCGAGGGCGCTTCCTATTACCGCGTCTATCGCAGCACGACGCCCGGCTCAAGCACGGCTGCGCCAGTATCGAGCTGGCGGACGAACACGAGCTACTACGACACGTCGGCGACCCCCGGCCAAACCTACTATTACTGGGTCAAGGCGGCCGTCGATTCGAGCGGCACCCACGAGAGCGCGTTCGGCCGGGGCAACTCCGGATGGCGGGCAAAGGACTGTAACAACAACGGGGTCCCCGATCAAAACGATCCCGATGCTGATGGCGACGGGGTACCCAACGACTGTGACAACTGCCCGAACACGGTC